One Salmo salar chromosome ssa01, Ssal_v3.1, whole genome shotgun sequence DNA window includes the following coding sequences:
- the LOC106562309 gene encoding protein lin-54 homolog has translation MDVVSPELNILLPDEIMDTEAIVMDDDPPAESPTASGQSQPSDDAPIPMETDVLAVPEIVSLCSDAPPTQRTQALTTSITTDSTLCSTTSATQLLLTPSIASSSPLTLRTATASTLTSTTSPGGVSLTSGGLQKLSASHQIILNKVASSPGADTTRSPGTTTITPGGQKFMVTAIGKSGQSIVLQLPHTGSKPGSGQGEAKAHPQHFKVLTIGGRTDLKPVMVGQAVSSASQVSTLQAQQLKTVQIAKKTQVSSAGPIKFIITKAVNNKGLTAQTSVSNVITGRVLSTSSPVTSPRTITLSETLSSSNKIAISPLKSPSKLTVVSVASQVPNSPQKSVSLPLNMAHLGQQILVQQSTATSPAKPMKPVQTVTVGGPQFKTIFPLSTSSNVQQIQVPGSRFHYVRLVTATTGSSTGQAGSHCTNSSMTAKPMVVNTAQVRMSVPIIPAQTMKQVVPKPLTSSGQLLTTQTQQRLIMPATPLPQIQPNLTNLPPGTVLAPGSGNMGYAVLPAHYVTQLQQSAYVTLASSSGFPTPTGIQTQARLPLNGLSTSDAASRPRKPCNCNKSQCLKLYCDCFANGEFCQNCNCTNCFNNLEHETERAKAIKACLDRNPEAFKPKIGKGKEGESDRRHSKGCNCKRSGCLKNYCECYEAKIMCSSTCKCVGCKNFEESPERKTLMHLADAAEVRVQQQTAAKTKLSSQISDLFTRTTPAITSGGGRMPFTFVTKEVAEATCECLLEQAEQAELIQQPQATAERMILEEFGRCLMRIISSAGKTDCPSINC, from the exons ATGGATGTGGTGTCGCCAGAGCTGAACATCCTCCTCCCTGACGAGATAATGGACACCGAGGCCATCGTCATGGACGACGACCCCCCCGCCGAGTCCCCTACAGCCTCTGGCCAATCACAGCCCAGCGACGATGCACCAATCCCCATGGAAACAGATGTTCTCGCCGTCCCAGAGATCGTTAGCCTGTGTTCGGATGCCCCTCCGACCCAGCGGACCCAGGCCCTGACCACCTCCATCACCACAGactctaccctctgtagcaccaccTCTGCCACTCAGCTCCTCCTCACCCCATCCATAGCTTCATCCTCCCCCCTTACCCTCCGAACCGCCACAGCCTCGACCCTCACCTCCACCACCAGCCCGGGCGGGGTCAGTCTCACCTCCGGGGGCTTACAGAAGCTCTCAGCCAGCCACCAGATCATTCTCAATAAGGTGGCCTCATCCCCGGGAGCAGACACCACCAGGTCCCCAGGCACCACCACTATCACTCCAGGGGGCCAGAAGTTCATGGTGACGGCCATAGGCAAGTCAGGCCAGTCTATTGTGCTGCAGCTGCCCCACACGGGCTCCAAGCCTGGCTCAGGTCAGGGGGAGGCCAAGGCCCACCCGCAGCATTTCAAGGTGCTGACAATAGGGGGGAGGACAGACCTGAAGCCAGTCATGGTGGGGCAGGCGGTCAGCTCGGCCAGTCAGGTGTCCACCCTGCAGGCCCAGCAGCTGAAGACTGTTCAG ATTGCAAAGAAAACGCAGGTGTCATCAGCTGGACCAATCAAGTTCATCATCACTAAAGCTGTCAACAACAAAGGTCTGACCGCCCAGACATCAGTATCCAATGTCATTACAG GTCGAGTCCTGTCCACGAGCAGCCCAGTGACCTCCCCGCGGACCATCACTCTCTCTGAGACCCTCAGCTCCAGCAACAAGATTGCCATCTCCCCCCTCAAGTCACCTAGCAAA TTGACAGTGGTGTCGGTGGCCTCCCAGGTACCCAACTCCCCTCAGAAGTCAGTGTCTCTGCCGCTCAACATGGCCCACCTGGGACAGCAGATACTAGTACAACAGTCTACAGCCACCTCTCCAGCCAAG cCCATGAAGCCGGTGCAGACTGTGACGGTGGGCGGCCCCCAGTTTAAGACCATCTTCCCCCTGTCCACCTCGTCCAACGTGCAGCAGATCCAGGTGCCAGGCAGCCGCTTCCACTACGTCAGGCTGGTCACTGCCACCACGGGCAGCAGCACGGGACAGGCCGGCAGCCACTGCACCAACTCATCCATGACCG CCAAGCCCATGGTGGTCAACACAGCCCAAGTCAGGATGTCTGTCCCCATCATCCCAGCACAGACCATGAAGcag gtGGTGCCCAAGCCCCTGACGTCGTCGGGCCAGTTACTGACAACCCAGACCCAGCAGAGGTTGATCATGCCCGCCACGCCGCTGCCCCAGATCCAGCCCAACCTCACCAACCTACCCCCGGGCACCGTACTGGCGCCTGGGTCTGGGAACATGGGCTATGCTGTGCTGCCCGCACATTATGTCACGCAG CTCCAACAGTCTGCGTATGTGACTTTGGCCAGCAGCTCTGGGTTCCCCACCCCTACAGGCATCCAGACTCAGGCCAGACTGCCTCTCAATGG TTTATCAACATCAGACGCTGCCTCCAGACCACGGAAGCCCTGCAACTGCAACAAGTCGCAGTGTCTCAAACT GTACTGTGACTGCTTTGCCAACGGGGAGTTCTGTCAGAACTGTAACTGTACCAACTGCTTCAACAACCTGGAACACGAGACTGAGCGAGCTAAAGCCATCAAG GCGTGTCTGGACCGTAACCCGGAGGCGTTCAAGCCGAAGATCGGTAAAGGTAAAGAGGGTGAGTCGGACCGCAGACACAGCAAAGGCTGCAACTGTAAACGCTCAGGATGCCTGAAGAACTACTGCGAGTGTTACGAG gccAAGATCATGTGCTCGTCTACCTGTAAGTGTGTTGGCTGTAAGAACTTTGAGGAGAGCCCTGAGAGGAAGACTCTGATGCACCTGGCCGACGCAGCTGAGGTCAGAGTTCAACAGCAGACGGCAGCCAAGACCAAGCTGTCGTCGCAGATCTCAGACCTGTTCACAAGGACCACCCCGGCCATCACCAGCGGAGGGGGGAG GATGCCCTTTACATTTGTGACGAAGGAGGTGGCAGAGGCCACGTGTGAGTGTCTGCTGGAGCAGGCTGAGCAGGCAGAGCTGATCCAGCAGCCCCAGGCCACCGCAGAGAGGATGATCCTGGAGGAGTTTGGACGCTGCCTCATGAGGATCATCAGCTCAGCGGGCAAGACGGACTGTCCCTCCATCAACTGCTAG